A segment of the Niveibacterium umoris genome:
GGATCCCAGGTATAGCTGGCCGGCCCGCTGAAACTGCGCGGCGCCACCATCGGAGACATGAAGGGCGTGCCCGGCTCAATCTGTGCGCTGTAGGCAACATGCAGCATGTCGTCACGCAGCAGCGTCAGCATCACCTGGCGGCCGTTCTGGCTCAGACGAAGCTGAGGCGTCGCCGACGGGAAGTAGCTCGCTTCCGCTGGCGCCGGCGGCGTCGGCGCAGCAGCGCTTGCCCCGCCACCACCGCAGCCTGCAAGCAATACGCAGCACGCGCTGGTGAGCGCCGCCCAGCGGCGCGCTTGAATGGTCTTACCGTGCATCAGCACTAGCCCTCACTTCGATCAGTTACAGCTTTCGGTCGCGCCGTCGCGCACCAGATCCGCCAACATCAGCATCGGCGTGACAAAACACTTCACCGTGCCGGCGCTGTCCCGCTTCGCGCGCATCATCCACTCCGCCATGAAGCGGTCGTCGCCAATCGGCAGAAAGCTCATTGGCAGACGGCCGTCGGAGAACCCAAGCATCAGTCGGTCACCGGCCATGCTCATCGTCACCGTCAGGTTGTTCGCAGCACGATAGGTGCCGACGTAGTCCGCCGCATTGATCGGCGTCGTCTCCTCGCTGGCGTCCGGGCGCGATTGCGCGATCATCCAGCCAATCGGCTCCGCTTGCAGCGCTTCCACTTGCGTATCGCCGTGCCCCTTGTTGGTCTCGTGATAGTCGGGCGTGCCGCCCGCTGCGCGCAGGATCGCGACCGGATTGCGCGCCCAGGCGATCGGCACGTTCGCGTCAGGAACGCCTGCATACACGCGCATTGGCGTTGCAACGATGCGTGCAAAGCTACCGCCCCAGTCCGCTTCGGTCGTGATCGGCAAGTGACGATCGTAGGAGTCCGTATCGTTCGACAGCCCCCCCACCACGGGCATCACTGCCGCAAAGCGCTTGGGGTAAGCGAGCACCATGCTCCATGAACCGAAACCGCCCAGACTGCCGCCGGTGATACTGACGCGGGTCTTGTCCACCGCGAAGCGCTGCTCCACGTCGCGGATCACCCTGTCGATGAAAGCCGGATCGTGCCAATCCACCTTGTGCCCGTGGGTGTTCACATCCTGCTGGGGTTGCACGACGATCGCGGGCAAACCTTTGTGGTTGTCCTTCATGTAACCCATGATGCCCTGCTGACTCAGGCTGCTGAGCACGAGGCCAGAAAACGGCTGCGAGCCGTGCAGATAGATGATCAGCGGCCATTTCGCCGGGGCGTCATCGCCATAGCCTTTGGGCAGATAGAGCAGGTAGTTCGATGCGCCGTCGACCGGGGTGGCCAGCTTCTCCTGCGTCACGGTGATCGTATCGCCCGCAATCGGCGGGGTAACGGTACCGGCGCCATCTCCGCCGCCACCACATGCAGCGAGCAACAACAGCGCCAGCAGGCTGGCCGAACGCAACACTCTCAAACGCATGGTTTCTCCTGTTCGCAAATGGCGGTGCCGGGCCGGCCGCTCACGCGGCGCGTGTGAGGCACCGCGGCGGGGCGAGATCCGGACGTAATCCGAGTCGCCTTCGGTGCTTTGATCCGGAGGCGAGGTTCATTTGCGCAGGCGTTTGAGGCCACGCCAACCGGCGGCGCGGGCGCGGCGGACGAGCCACCACGCACAGGACCTGCAGCACATCGAGGCACCGCGTAGCCTGTCTGGCCCGTAGTCTAGTCTCAGGGCGACGGCGCTGTCGGCAGCGATGACGAACGAATCGCGGACTTTTGACACGGCGCAGACCAGCGCTCGCCACTTTCACCTGCGGCCCACCCCCGCTACCCTTGCGAACTTACCCACCGCATTGCCGGGTGAACGGCAGATCTAGGGCGCCATGCGTATCGCGTTTGTGTCAGACATCCACGGCAACCTGCCCGCACTGGAGGCGGTCGTCGCCGACATCCATCGGCGCGGCGCAGACATGATCGTGAATCTTGGGGACAGCCTGTCCGGCCCCTTGCTGCCGCGCGAAACCGCGCACTATCTGATCGCCGCCGGCTGGCCCACGCTCGCCGGCAACCACGAGCGCCAATTGCTGACCGAGGCGCCGGCGCACCAAGGCGCGTCCGACGCCCACGCATACGCCCGACTCGGCGAAGCCGAGTTCGCGTGGATGCGCAGCCAGCCCGGCAGCCTGCAACTGCAGCCAGAGGTGTTCGTCTGCCACGGCACACCAGCGAGCGACCTGGAATACTTCTTCGAGACGCTCACGCCCGCTGGCGCGCGCATCGCCACCGCCGAAGAGATCCACGCACGACTTGGCGCGCAGCGCTCACCCCTGGTCGCCTGCGGGCATTCGCACATGCCGCGCATTCTCCGGATCGGCCGGCAGTGGCTGCTCAACCCCGGCAGCGTCGGGTTGCAGGCGTTTCGCGGCGAATACCCACACCCGCACAAGATCGAGACCGGCTCGCCCGATGCCCGCTATGCCATTGCCGCACTAAGGGACGGCGCATGGCATCTGTCGCTGCACGCCGTGCCCTACGACTTTGAACCGATGGCGCGGCTCGCCGAAGCCAATGGCCGGCCCGAATGGGCATACGCGCTACGCACCGGCTACGTCAGCTGACTGAATGGCCGCCGAACAGAGCCACCGCCACATGACACCAACACACATCACGCACTACCACCTCGCGGATCGCCGCCCCTTCCTGAACCTGTCGGACCTGGCGGACGATGCGCTGCAGCAGGTATTGGATGAACTCAACGCACGACGCAGCGCCGATGCGGGCTACCAGCGCTTCTTCGGACGGCGGTACATGCAGCTACGTCGGCTCACCGAGGCGCGGATGCACGAGTTGTTTGTCGCCGCCGGCGGGCGGCCTGAACGGCAGTCACCGCACTACTTCGTACTCGGATCCAGCGAGTGGTTTCGCAGACTCGCGGCAGATACCCGCGCCATCTCGCTCGCGCTCAACGCGTTGCCAGCCGATCAACTCAGCTTCACCTATCCGGACAGCTTCACCGCGATGGGCTTCGGGCCGCAATTCGGGCTACCACACGTGGCACGCCCCTACCACGGCCAGGTGTTCCGGCTCGAAGCGCTGGAGGAAGTCGTGGCGCAATATGGATTGCCGGCCGACGAGCCGGATGCGGGCCACGCTGACTACCACCTGAAACCCTTCGAGAAGTACATCGAAGTTCAACTGTGGTCGGACGCACCGATTGCGTCCCTGCTCCAACAGGTCGATACGTTAGCCCGCGTTCAAGTCTGACGTGGCCGCTGCGCGAGCAAACGATCCAGCGCCGCACCGAACGCCCGCGTATCTGCCGCCGAGAAGCCTGAAGGCCCACCGGTTTCCACGCCCGAATCGCGCAGCCCTTGCATGAAGTCGCGCATCGACAGGCGCTCGCGGATGTTCTCCTTCGTCAATCGTTCGCCGCGC
Coding sequences within it:
- a CDS encoding metallophosphoesterase family protein, which codes for MRIAFVSDIHGNLPALEAVVADIHRRGADMIVNLGDSLSGPLLPRETAHYLIAAGWPTLAGNHERQLLTEAPAHQGASDAHAYARLGEAEFAWMRSQPGSLQLQPEVFVCHGTPASDLEYFFETLTPAGARIATAEEIHARLGAQRSPLVACGHSHMPRILRIGRQWLLNPGSVGLQAFRGEYPHPHKIETGSPDARYAIAALRDGAWHLSLHAVPYDFEPMARLAEANGRPEWAYALRTGYVS
- a CDS encoding prolyl oligopeptidase family serine peptidase, whose translation is MRLRVLRSASLLALLLLAACGGGGDGAGTVTPPIAGDTITVTQEKLATPVDGASNYLLYLPKGYGDDAPAKWPLIIYLHGSQPFSGLVLSSLSQQGIMGYMKDNHKGLPAIVVQPQQDVNTHGHKVDWHDPAFIDRVIRDVEQRFAVDKTRVSITGGSLGGFGSWSMVLAYPKRFAAVMPVVGGLSNDTDSYDRHLPITTEADWGGSFARIVATPMRVYAGVPDANVPIAWARNPVAILRAAGGTPDYHETNKGHGDTQVEALQAEPIGWMIAQSRPDASEETTPINAADYVGTYRAANNLTVTMSMAGDRLMLGFSDGRLPMSFLPIGDDRFMAEWMMRAKRDSAGTVKCFVTPMLMLADLVRDGATESCN